Genomic window (Thiosulfatimonas sediminis):
AGCAATTGCCCAATCCAAGCTAGAATTTGATGTGCTTTTCGGCCCAGCCTACAAAGGCATCCCGCTGGCAGCAACGACCGCTGTGGCACTCGCCAATAATCACCAAACCGATCTTCCTTATGCGTTTAACCGTAAAGAAGCCAAAGACCATGGCGAAGGCGGCAATATTGTCGGCCACGCGCTACAAGGCAAAGTTTTGATTATTGATGACGTGATTACCGCCGGTACGGCAATCCGTGAAGCGATTGACATCATCAAAGCCAACGGCGCCGAGCCGGCTGGTGTGGTGATTGCATTAGATCGTATGGAAAAAGGCCAAAGTGAGTTATCGGCCATTCAAGAAGTCGAACGTGACTACGGTATTCCAGTCATCAGCATTATTTCATTAGCCGATATTATTGTGTATTTGGAATCGACAGCAGACAGCGCAAGCAAAGCCTACCTCGCTGCCATGCAACAATACCGAAAAGAATACGGTATTTAATTGCAGCCTTGTCCGACAAGGGTATGTCGGCAACGTGGAAAAATGTTTTTGCAGGAGAACAAAATGGCCAATAAGCTACGTGAATTACTGTTATTACGCCATGCCAAAACAGATTGGCGTGAGCCGGATCAAGATGACATTGACCGGCCCTTGTCGGAAAAAGGTAAAAAAAATGCTAAGAAAGTCGGTCGTTGGTTGCGCGAATGCGGCCTAATGCCTGATTTAATCTTAGTGTCTCCTGCAAAACGCGCACAACAAACGCTAAGACGTATCTGTAACGAATGCCCATCGTTAGAAAGAACAGTTGATGCCTTGTACATGGCTGAATTAGATGCATTAAAACAGGTTCTCGCGCAAGTTAAAGACTATGATCGGGTGATGATAATCGGCCACAACCCCGGATTAGAAAAATTGTATCGTTTTTTGCTTAACGGCTCTCACGATGGTGAAACACAACTTTTTCCAACTGCATCATTGGCGCATTTTATTTTGCCCGAAGACTGGCAAAATCTTGAAGCCGGTGTCGGAAAACTACAACAGTTCATTCGACCTAAAGACATCAAATCACTCCATAATGCCGCCTAGAAAAACACCGTCTTAGGCTCTTTTTTTACGCAAAACGAGCTGGCTTGATTTTGGCTAACACTTTTAGTCGTCGATAAATTATTTTTTGGTTATACGCTCAAAATCATTGCTAAGTATGAGTGCTGAGTATGTTATTATTTGCCCGTTTTTTAACCCTTTTTCAATCGAGGAATTTCTATGAAAACTAAGTTACTGCCTCTTGTAGCAATTATCTCTGCCGCTGCAGCAATTCCAACTGCAAATGCAGCAAACAATCCTTATGTAACAGACAGTTACGGTAATATCGTGCGTGACGGTTCTGACCGCTGTGTTCGTACGATT
Coding sequences:
- the pyrE gene encoding orotate phosphoribosyltransferase, with translation MDKNQFIEFVMQTGVLKLGDFTLKSGRQSPYFFNAGLFNTGAQLSTLANGYAAAIAQSKLEFDVLFGPAYKGIPLAATTAVALANNHQTDLPYAFNRKEAKDHGEGGNIVGHALQGKVLIIDDVITAGTAIREAIDIIKANGAEPAGVVIALDRMEKGQSELSAIQEVERDYGIPVISIISLADIIVYLESTADSASKAYLAAMQQYRKEYGI
- a CDS encoding SixA phosphatase family protein, whose amino-acid sequence is MANKLRELLLLRHAKTDWREPDQDDIDRPLSEKGKKNAKKVGRWLRECGLMPDLILVSPAKRAQQTLRRICNECPSLERTVDALYMAELDALKQVLAQVKDYDRVMIIGHNPGLEKLYRFLLNGSHDGETQLFPTASLAHFILPEDWQNLEAGVGKLQQFIRPKDIKSLHNAA